The Pseudobacteriovorax antillogorgiicola genome includes the window CTCAAATATTTATTTATTATTTTTAGTAAGTTATAAGGAATTTTGAGCCAAGCATTCCAGCCCTAGGGTCTTCTTCCGATGCCACTATAGTCAGCAGACAATAGAGGGCAATCATCGTGTCAGAGCCGCTAAAAGTTTGTAATACATGTGGACGGAAGTTCAACACCCCCGAGGACTTTCTCAAGGAAACTTCTCGGTGGAGAATCTGCGATCGTGGCAATCTGTGGTTTAATTGCGGTTGCCAATCGACGAATATGATTATTAAGGGAAAGTACGACTGGTATTCCCCTGAAAATGCCTTGAGTGGCGAGGCCCGATCTGTCTTCAATCAGCTGCCATCGATAAAAGAGCTTCCCCATATTCCCCACTATGTGATGCAGCTCCAAGAGCTTATTCAAAAGGAATCGACGACCTCTCGCCAGCTAGCTGACGTTGCCAAGAAAGCCCCAATTCTTGCTTCGAATATCCTTCGAATTGCAAATAATCAATGTGGTGTTAGTGGATCACAGATCGAGTCCCTTGAGCACGCTATCAGCTATGTCGGGCTTAATGCCCTGAAAGATATGGTCCTAGTCGCGGCACTCAATACCTTTGAATTCAAGAGTGAACACTTCAAATCTGAAGATTTCTGGGAAGCCTCATTCTTATGTGGTCGTATTGCCGAATTCCTAGCGAAGCGCTTCTCTCCAGACACCCTTCCAGATGAGGCATATATCGCTGGGACACTCGCCAATGTGGGGAAGGTCGTCCAAGCCATCACCAACCCAGACTTAGCTGATCAAATCAGCCAAGATATCAGCAACGTCA containing:
- a CDS encoding HDOD domain-containing protein, translated to MSEPLKVCNTCGRKFNTPEDFLKETSRWRICDRGNLWFNCGCQSTNMIIKGKYDWYSPENALSGEARSVFNQLPSIKELPHIPHYVMQLQELIQKESTTSRQLADVAKKAPILASNILRIANNQCGVSGSQIESLEHAISYVGLNALKDMVLVAALNTFEFKSEHFKSEDFWEASFLCGRIAEFLAKRFSPDTLPDEAYIAGTLANVGKVVQAITNPDLADQISQDISNVKILGSWSQAEERHNAFDHCILGEIGAMFWGLPEYVIDSIAAHHKKPQSMIASHFTVNDLVTFANQLSHWVLLQPTQMNEALLEASYEKFGLSPAQAEVLINEIMPLKSVA